One Mycolicibacterium fortuitum subsp. fortuitum genomic window carries:
- a CDS encoding ATP-binding cassette domain-containing protein yields MSEQSPEPDTREDEQKPPAITARAIAMHGPWGPVYGPIDLDIDEGGVTVLVAPAGTGRTALLMTLAGRMKTARGQLTVFGRTRATDIFRTAALAGIDELDTVSESVTVRDLVTEQRRWDAPWYTLVGRSDEADLAAMCAPVFGELPLPSLTSYFDGLTELDQILLRIALANTSTPPLLVVGNLDHLTDDRNRDILLGRLFALGERQTVITATVNGVPDHLASAVRAQLTVPNTTLAELAGLQKGGE; encoded by the coding sequence ATGTCTGAGCAAAGTCCCGAGCCTGACACTCGCGAGGACGAGCAAAAGCCACCTGCCATCACCGCGCGCGCGATCGCCATGCACGGACCGTGGGGCCCGGTGTACGGCCCCATCGACCTCGATATCGACGAAGGCGGCGTCACCGTACTGGTCGCCCCGGCGGGCACCGGCCGCACGGCCTTGCTGATGACGTTGGCCGGGCGGATGAAGACGGCGCGTGGTCAGCTGACCGTGTTCGGCCGCACCCGGGCCACCGACATCTTCCGCACCGCGGCGCTGGCCGGGATCGACGAGCTCGACACGGTATCGGAGTCGGTGACGGTGCGTGATCTGGTGACCGAGCAGCGTCGATGGGATGCGCCCTGGTACACCCTGGTGGGTAGGTCCGACGAGGCCGATCTGGCCGCGATGTGCGCACCGGTGTTCGGTGAGCTGCCGTTGCCGTCGCTGACCTCGTACTTCGACGGGCTCACCGAACTCGATCAGATCCTGCTGCGCATCGCTCTGGCCAACACCTCGACCCCGCCGCTGCTGGTGGTCGGCAACCTCGATCACCTCACCGATGACCGCAACCGGGACATCCTCCTGGGGCGGCTGTTCGCTCTGGGGGAGAGACAGACCGTCATCACCGCGACGGTAAACGGGGTGCCCGACCATCTGGCCTCCGCGGTGCGCGCTCAACTGACAGTGCCCAACACGACCCTGGCCGAGCTGGCCGGTCTGCAGAAAGGTGGCGAGTAA
- a CDS encoding YhgE/Pip family protein: MSLGTDLKRFSRGTMPRIALVTVILLPLLYGAMYLWAFWNPFGEVDKVPVALVNEDQGTVAEGQQIKAGDEVSDALVDSGQLQLHRVSAQEAADGVASGKYYFSITLPEDFSTSISSPSGGSPHQANIRFTFNDANNYLGSIIGQNAAREVINQINANIGERTVGTVLTGLTDAGAGLVKAADGAQQLATGSSAANDGAHRLATGANALTAGLVTARDGSAQLAAGTRQLSTAVDQATDPLLTVLDRVSGLGLDPNEVGMAAQRLSGAVRSTTDRIAALNVDQAQAAAIVDQAVGILRNSPDPAVRDTGEFLAGAQRLLQARGLDPTTDEGLIRLRDNAAQLENELGDPNSKLRTFITKALTGGLRSDVVKLRDGAHQLNDGAQRLNGGLVQLTNGGRQLSSGASELAAGTEKLQAGNQQLATALKEGSTRVPSWTPQQRTEVARTLAAPVALDIQTHNPAATFGTGFAPFFLPLALFIGALIIWMLLKPLQSRPVVNGLGALRVVLASYWPALLIVFCQVVVMYVVVHFGVGLQAKYPLATVAFLLLVAGTFLALIQAFNALFGVSVGRVVTLAFLMLQLVSAGGIYPVETTAKPFQILHPVDPMTYAVNGLRQLIVGGIDSRLWIAIAVLLGVLVVSLAASSWAARRDRQYTMDRLHPPIEV; this comes from the coding sequence ATGTCGTTGGGCACTGACCTGAAACGTTTCTCGCGTGGGACGATGCCGCGGATCGCGCTGGTCACCGTCATCCTGCTGCCGCTGTTGTACGGCGCGATGTACCTGTGGGCGTTCTGGAATCCGTTCGGTGAGGTGGACAAGGTTCCGGTGGCGCTGGTCAACGAGGATCAGGGCACCGTCGCGGAGGGCCAGCAGATCAAGGCCGGCGACGAGGTCTCCGATGCGCTGGTGGATTCGGGCCAGCTTCAGCTGCACCGGGTTTCGGCGCAGGAGGCGGCCGACGGCGTGGCCAGCGGCAAGTATTACTTCTCGATCACGCTGCCCGAGGATTTCAGCACCAGCATCTCCTCGCCCTCGGGCGGGTCCCCGCACCAGGCCAACATCCGGTTCACGTTCAACGACGCCAACAACTATCTGGGTTCGATCATCGGCCAGAATGCGGCTCGCGAGGTGATCAACCAGATCAACGCCAACATCGGTGAACGCACGGTGGGCACCGTGCTCACCGGGTTGACCGACGCGGGCGCCGGGTTGGTCAAGGCCGCCGACGGTGCCCAGCAGCTGGCCACGGGCAGCTCCGCGGCCAATGACGGTGCGCACCGGCTGGCTACCGGAGCCAATGCCCTGACCGCGGGCCTGGTCACCGCACGGGACGGGTCTGCCCAGTTGGCCGCGGGCACCAGGCAGTTGTCGACGGCGGTCGACCAGGCCACCGATCCATTGCTGACGGTGCTGGACCGGGTGAGCGGACTCGGCCTCGATCCCAACGAGGTCGGCATGGCCGCGCAGCGACTCTCGGGTGCGGTGCGCTCGACCACCGACCGGATCGCCGCGTTGAACGTCGACCAGGCCCAGGCCGCGGCGATCGTCGACCAGGCAGTAGGGATCCTGCGCAACAGCCCCGATCCCGCGGTGCGCGACACCGGGGAGTTCCTGGCCGGCGCGCAGCGCCTGCTGCAGGCCCGCGGCCTCGACCCCACCACCGACGAGGGTCTGATCCGGCTGCGTGACAACGCCGCACAGCTGGAGAACGAGCTGGGTGATCCGAACAGCAAACTACGGACGTTCATCACCAAGGCACTCACCGGTGGTTTGCGCTCCGACGTCGTCAAATTGCGCGACGGTGCGCACCAACTCAACGACGGTGCCCAGCGGCTCAACGGCGGCCTGGTGCAGTTGACCAACGGCGGGCGTCAATTATCCAGCGGGGCAAGTGAGCTCGCCGCAGGCACGGAGAAGCTGCAGGCCGGCAATCAACAGCTGGCGACCGCCCTCAAGGAAGGCTCGACCCGGGTCCCGTCCTGGACGCCGCAGCAGCGCACCGAGGTGGCCCGCACGCTGGCCGCGCCCGTGGCGCTCGACATCCAGACCCACAACCCGGCCGCCACATTCGGTACCGGTTTCGCGCCGTTCTTCCTGCCGCTGGCGTTGTTCATCGGCGCGCTCATCATCTGGATGCTGTTGAAGCCGTTGCAGTCCCGGCCTGTGGTCAACGGTCTCGGGGCGCTGCGGGTAGTCCTGGCTTCGTACTGGCCCGCGCTGCTGATCGTGTTCTGCCAGGTCGTCGTGATGTACGTGGTGGTGCACTTCGGGGTCGGCCTGCAAGCCAAATACCCGCTGGCCACCGTGGCGTTCCTGCTGTTGGTCGCAGGCACTTTCCTGGCTCTGATCCAGGCGTTCAACGCACTGTTCGGGGTGTCGGTGGGCCGGGTGGTCACGCTGGCGTTCCTGATGCTGCAACTCGTCTCCGCCGGCGGCATCTATCCGGTGGAGACCACGGCCAAACCGTTCCAGATCCTGCACCCGGTCGATCCGATGACCTACGCGGTCAACGGCCTTCGCCAGTTGATCGTGGGCGGGATCGATTCGCGGCTGTGGATCGCGATCGCCGTGCTGCTCGGCGTGCTCGTGGTCTCATTGGCCGCCAGCTCATGGGCGGCGCGAAGAGATCGGCAGTACACCATGGACAGGTTGCACCCGCCGATAGAAGTGTGA
- a CDS encoding VOC family protein — MTESRIYPPGVPCWVDTDQQDVAAAQDFYGRLFGWTFEDVLPEDAEDSYLIATLEGQDVAAIASAQSGDEIVWNTYVAVADADATAAAVTDGGGTVITGPVDAGPGGRQAGCVDPRGAHFKLWQPRRRLGAQLVNVPGTWNFSNLQTSDPQAAARFYESLFGWEFDGAGAATMIRRPGYGDHLAATVDPDIKNRHASGSTPPGFSDAIGWTGQLKDEQQQEHWQVVFAVASRDDSAELAEKLGAAVLSSADTEWANTALIQDPQGARLVLSQFTPPAG; from the coding sequence ATGACCGAGTCACGGATCTATCCGCCCGGGGTGCCCTGCTGGGTGGACACCGACCAGCAGGATGTCGCTGCCGCCCAAGACTTTTACGGTCGGTTGTTCGGCTGGACGTTCGAGGACGTGCTGCCCGAGGATGCCGAGGACAGTTATCTGATCGCCACGCTGGAAGGACAGGACGTGGCAGCGATCGCATCCGCACAGTCCGGCGACGAGATCGTGTGGAACACCTATGTCGCGGTGGCCGATGCCGATGCCACGGCCGCCGCGGTGACGGACGGCGGCGGGACGGTCATCACCGGGCCGGTCGACGCGGGACCCGGTGGGCGCCAGGCCGGTTGTGTCGATCCGCGTGGCGCCCACTTCAAGCTCTGGCAGCCGCGGCGGCGTCTCGGTGCCCAACTGGTCAATGTTCCCGGGACCTGGAACTTCAGCAATTTGCAGACCAGCGATCCGCAGGCCGCGGCGAGGTTCTACGAGTCCTTGTTCGGCTGGGAATTCGACGGGGCCGGCGCCGCGACGATGATCCGCCGGCCCGGATACGGCGATCACCTGGCAGCTACCGTCGACCCTGACATCAAGAACCGTCACGCCTCCGGCAGTACCCCGCCCGGATTCTCCGACGCGATCGGCTGGACCGGGCAGCTGAAAGACGAACAGCAGCAAGAGCACTGGCAGGTGGTGTTCGCCGTGGCCAGCCGGGACGACTCCGCGGAACTCGCCGAAAAGCTCGGGGCCGCCGTGCTTTCCAGCGCCGACACCGAATGGGCGAACACCGCACTGATCCAGGACCCACAGGGTGCTCGGCTGGTCCTGAGCCAGTTCACCCCGCCGGCAGGCTGA
- the mgtA gene encoding magnesium-translocating P-type ATPase encodes MNNAVAPATLTPAKAADRLSVRAAAEARNDVEVTLTNVRGHHDGLTVEDAAQRLAVDGPNEVAHDQAPPAVLQFLQAFQNPFIAVLVVLAAISSVTDIYLPLRAGQGADYTGVLIIVTMVALSALLRFWQEYRSGKAAETLKAMVRTTATVRRRASPDATPELMEIPMAQVVTGDIVHLSAGDMIPADIRLLDSRDLFVSQAALTGEALPVEKYDTAITDDETGPLDLSGICFMGTNVVSGTATAVVVSTGADTYFGSLAKEIVGSRAETAFDRGVNSVSWLLIRFMLVMVPIVLLINGFTKGDWPAAFLFALAVAVGLTPEMLPMIVSSNLAKGAVALSRRKVVVKRLNAIQNFGAMDVLCTDKTGTLTQDRIILEHHTDIRRDRDDNVLTLAWLNSFHQSGVKNLMDRAVLHFAEGSPEALLAASTYRKVDELPFDFERRRLSVVVADLDRNHLLVCKGAVEEMLAVSSQVWDGTAVRPLTAADRETLAATARDYNREGFRVLLVATREIPRIQRTHRYRIEDERDLVVHGFLTFLDPPKETAAPALTALAEHGVTVKVLTGDNEVVTTKICAEVGLDPGQPVLGPEIDGLDDGELRGVVDQTTVFAKLTPLQKSRVLRALQANGHTVGFLGDGINDAPALRDADVGISVDTGTDIAKESADIILLEKSLMVLEEGVVKGRETFGNIIKYLNMTASSNFGNVFSVLVASAFIPFLPMLAIHLLIQNLLYDISQLALPWDRMDREFLLKPRKWDAGNIGRFMIWMGPTSSIFDITTFAVMWYVFAANSPEMQSLFQSGWFVESLLSQTLVVHMLRTRKIPFIQSTAALPVLLTTGVVCVAGTLIPFSPLGAAVGLQPLPWQYFGWLAATLVSYCVVAQTMKTIYIRKFGQWF; translated from the coding sequence ATGAACAACGCTGTCGCACCAGCCACGCTGACACCCGCCAAAGCCGCCGACCGCCTTTCTGTGCGCGCGGCCGCTGAAGCCCGCAACGACGTCGAGGTCACGCTGACGAACGTCAGAGGTCATCACGACGGGCTGACCGTCGAGGACGCCGCCCAACGCCTCGCCGTCGACGGCCCCAACGAGGTCGCCCACGACCAGGCACCGCCGGCGGTCCTCCAGTTCCTGCAGGCCTTCCAGAACCCCTTCATCGCGGTCCTGGTGGTGCTGGCCGCCATCAGCTCGGTGACCGACATCTACCTTCCGCTGCGCGCCGGACAGGGCGCGGACTACACCGGCGTTTTGATCATCGTCACCATGGTCGCGCTCAGCGCCCTGCTGCGGTTCTGGCAGGAGTACCGCTCGGGCAAGGCGGCCGAGACGCTCAAGGCGATGGTGCGCACCACCGCGACGGTGCGACGCCGGGCCAGCCCGGATGCCACGCCGGAACTCATGGAGATCCCGATGGCCCAGGTCGTCACCGGCGACATCGTGCACCTGTCGGCAGGCGACATGATCCCGGCCGACATCCGCCTGCTCGATTCTCGCGACCTGTTCGTCAGCCAGGCGGCGCTGACCGGCGAGGCCCTGCCGGTCGAGAAGTACGACACCGCGATCACCGACGACGAGACCGGCCCGCTCGATCTGTCCGGCATCTGCTTCATGGGTACCAATGTGGTGAGCGGCACCGCCACCGCCGTCGTCGTCTCGACAGGCGCAGACACCTATTTCGGGTCGCTGGCCAAGGAGATCGTGGGCTCTCGCGCCGAGACAGCCTTCGACCGTGGGGTCAACAGCGTGAGCTGGCTGCTGATCCGCTTCATGTTGGTGATGGTGCCGATCGTGTTGCTGATCAACGGCTTCACCAAGGGCGACTGGCCCGCGGCCTTCCTGTTCGCGCTCGCGGTCGCGGTAGGGCTCACCCCCGAAATGCTGCCGATGATCGTGTCGTCCAACCTGGCCAAAGGCGCTGTCGCGTTGTCACGTCGCAAGGTCGTGGTCAAGCGCCTGAACGCGATCCAGAACTTCGGCGCGATGGATGTGCTGTGCACCGACAAGACCGGCACGCTCACCCAAGACCGGATCATCCTCGAGCATCACACGGATATCCGCCGCGACCGCGACGACAACGTGCTGACCCTGGCCTGGCTCAACAGCTTTCACCAGAGCGGCGTCAAGAATCTGATGGACCGCGCTGTCCTGCACTTCGCCGAAGGGTCACCCGAGGCGTTGCTGGCCGCGTCGACCTACCGCAAGGTCGATGAACTTCCTTTCGACTTCGAGCGACGCCGGCTGTCCGTCGTCGTCGCCGACCTCGACCGCAATCACCTGCTGGTCTGCAAAGGCGCGGTCGAGGAGATGCTCGCCGTATCCAGCCAGGTGTGGGACGGCACCGCGGTGCGGCCGCTCACCGCTGCCGACCGCGAGACGCTGGCCGCGACTGCCCGCGACTACAACCGCGAGGGGTTCCGGGTGTTGTTGGTGGCCACCCGCGAGATCCCGCGCATCCAGCGCACCCACCGCTACCGCATCGAGGACGAGCGCGATCTCGTCGTCCACGGCTTCCTCACCTTTCTCGATCCGCCCAAGGAAACGGCCGCACCGGCCCTCACGGCACTGGCCGAACACGGCGTCACCGTGAAGGTCCTCACCGGTGACAACGAAGTCGTCACGACCAAGATCTGCGCTGAGGTGGGACTCGATCCGGGGCAGCCCGTCCTGGGACCCGAGATCGACGGGCTCGACGACGGCGAACTCCGAGGCGTCGTCGACCAGACGACCGTGTTCGCGAAGCTGACGCCGCTGCAGAAGTCGCGCGTGCTGCGGGCACTGCAGGCCAACGGACACACCGTCGGTTTCCTGGGCGACGGCATCAACGACGCACCGGCACTGCGCGATGCGGATGTGGGCATATCGGTGGACACCGGCACCGACATCGCCAAGGAATCGGCTGACATCATCCTGCTGGAGAAGAGCTTGATGGTGCTCGAAGAGGGCGTGGTCAAGGGCCGCGAGACCTTCGGCAACATCATCAAGTACCTGAACATGACCGCCAGCTCGAACTTCGGCAACGTGTTCTCGGTGTTGGTGGCCAGCGCCTTCATCCCGTTCCTGCCCATGCTGGCGATCCACCTGCTGATCCAGAACCTGTTGTACGACATCTCTCAGCTGGCCCTGCCGTGGGACCGCATGGACAGAGAGTTTCTGCTCAAGCCACGGAAGTGGGATGCCGGAAACATCGGCCGATTCATGATCTGGATGGGGCCGACGTCCTCGATTTTCGACATCACCACCTTCGCGGTCATGTGGTACGTCTTCGCGGCCAACTCACCCGAGATGCAATCGTTGTTCCAATCGGGCTGGTTCGTCGAAAGCCTGCTGTCGCAGACCCTGGTCGTGCACATGCTGCGCACCCGGAAGATCCCGTTCATCCAGAGCACGGCGGCGTTGCCGGTGCTGCTGACCACCGGGGTGGTCTGCGTGGCCGGGACCCTGATCCCGTTCTCCCCGCTGGGCGCGGCCGTCGGATTGCAGCCGCTGCCGTGGCAGTACTTCGGCTGGCTGGCCGCGACGTTGGTGTCCTACTGCGTTGTCGCCCAGACCATGAAGACCATCTATATCCGCAAGTTCGGTCAGTGGTTCTGA
- a CDS encoding AMP-binding protein yields the protein MKDVASNTDRYRGARDQLVATIADYDRAVREFVWPQISGTFNWAIDWFDAIARGNDRTALWIVEEDGSEQKVTFAEMAQRSDCVAAWLQGLGVGKGDRVLLMLGNQVELWESMLAIAKLGAVIMPTTGALGPGDLSDRIARGGARFVIVNTSDTVKFAEVPGDYTRIAVGSAPAGWHRYADAYEAAPRRFEACTMVDDPMLIYFTSGTTSRPKLVEHSQVSYPVGHLTTMAWIGVKPGDVHLAISSPGWAKHAWSCFFAPWIAEATIFVYNYARFDAAALLAQLRRVKINTFCAPPTVWRMLIQAELGERPEGLREILGAGEPLNPDVIAQVEKAWGLTIRDGFGQTETTLQVGNTPGQPVKPGSMGRPMPGVPVVLVDPISGDLADEGEICLDLAAHPHNLMTGYLGDPQRNEAVMAGGYYHTGDVACRDEDGYITYIGRTDDVFKSSDYKVSPFELESVLIEHPAVVEAAVVPQPDDTRLSVPKAYVALAEGWEANVDTAKDVMTYARDHLAPYLKVRRVEFFDLPKTISGKIRRVELRKREDAAHEAGEPISTEYRYEDLVE from the coding sequence ATGAAAGACGTCGCGAGCAACACGGACCGCTACCGCGGTGCCCGTGACCAGCTGGTAGCCACCATTGCGGATTACGACAGGGCCGTCCGGGAATTCGTGTGGCCGCAGATCAGCGGCACCTTCAATTGGGCGATCGACTGGTTTGATGCCATCGCCAGGGGTAATGACCGCACCGCGCTGTGGATCGTCGAGGAGGACGGCTCCGAACAGAAGGTGACCTTTGCCGAGATGGCGCAGCGCTCCGACTGCGTCGCGGCATGGCTACAGGGGCTCGGAGTGGGTAAGGGGGACCGCGTCCTGTTGATGCTCGGCAATCAGGTCGAGTTGTGGGAGTCCATGCTGGCCATAGCGAAGCTGGGCGCGGTCATCATGCCTACCACCGGGGCGCTGGGACCGGGGGATCTGTCCGATCGCATAGCGCGCGGCGGAGCCAGGTTCGTCATCGTCAACACCTCCGACACGGTGAAGTTCGCCGAGGTCCCCGGTGACTACACCCGCATCGCGGTCGGTTCGGCTCCGGCGGGCTGGCATCGCTACGCCGATGCCTACGAGGCGGCACCACGTCGGTTCGAGGCGTGCACCATGGTCGATGACCCGATGCTCATCTACTTCACCTCCGGCACCACCAGCAGGCCGAAGCTGGTCGAGCATTCCCAGGTGAGCTACCCGGTCGGACACCTGACCACGATGGCCTGGATCGGCGTCAAGCCCGGCGACGTGCATCTCGCGATCAGCTCACCCGGCTGGGCCAAGCACGCCTGGAGCTGCTTCTTCGCGCCATGGATCGCCGAGGCGACGATCTTCGTCTACAACTACGCGCGGTTCGACGCAGCGGCGCTGTTGGCCCAGTTGCGCCGGGTGAAGATCAATACGTTCTGTGCACCGCCGACGGTGTGGCGCATGTTGATCCAGGCCGAACTGGGCGAGCGCCCCGAGGGGTTGCGCGAGATCCTGGGCGCCGGTGAGCCGTTGAACCCGGATGTGATCGCCCAGGTCGAAAAGGCGTGGGGTCTGACGATTCGTGACGGGTTCGGGCAGACCGAGACGACGTTGCAGGTGGGCAACACTCCCGGCCAGCCGGTGAAACCGGGATCGATGGGACGGCCGATGCCCGGCGTCCCGGTGGTGCTGGTGGACCCGATCTCCGGTGATCTCGCCGACGAGGGGGAGATCTGCCTGGATCTGGCGGCGCACCCGCACAACCTGATGACCGGCTACCTCGGTGACCCGCAACGCAACGAGGCCGTGATGGCCGGCGGTTATTACCACACCGGTGATGTCGCCTGCCGTGACGAGGACGGCTACATCACCTACATCGGCCGCACCGACGACGTGTTCAAGTCCAGTGACTACAAGGTGTCGCCGTTCGAGTTGGAAAGCGTGCTGATCGAGCATCCGGCCGTCGTCGAGGCTGCGGTGGTGCCGCAACCGGACGACACCCGGCTCTCGGTGCCGAAGGCTTATGTGGCCCTGGCCGAGGGGTGGGAAGCCAACGTGGACACGGCAAAAGACGTCATGACCTATGCCAGGGATCACCTCGCGCCTTATCTAAAGGTCCGTCGTGTCGAGTTCTTCGACCTGCCCAAGACGATCTCGGGCAAGATCCGCCGCGTCGAGTTGCGCAAGCGTGAAGATGCGGCTCATGAAGCAGGCGAACCGATTTCCACCGAATACCGATATGAGGATCTTGTGGAATGA
- a CDS encoding asparaginase — MTHFAARRARSLLTMGTVALTVTLMTACSTTPNSTEATTNPDRGESAPGRVVVITTGGTIATSTDAGGVRRPTLSGADLAAGLDVQVMDVMKKDSSQLTPADWDVIGAAAKKAVADGAAGVVITHGTDTMEDTAMWLDVTYNGPAPIVLTGAQRSSDAPDADGPTNLRDALTVASSPAARDQGVMIMFAGDVFQALGTHKVNTQDLHAFGGTPPIGTVADNTFTLDHPAQRPFLGEVPAVSAPRVGVVAAYPGDGPGPIDAAVAAGARGIILEGLGSGNAGDGVVDAVRRHAPAGVSFGISSRVPTGEVIAEYGPGDDMVKAGAVMVPHLRPSQARVLMMAALATGQPVGDAMKRWG, encoded by the coding sequence ATGACGCACTTCGCAGCCCGCCGGGCACGGTCGCTACTGACGATGGGCACCGTCGCACTCACCGTGACGCTCATGACCGCGTGCTCCACCACCCCGAACTCGACCGAGGCCACGACAAACCCGGACAGGGGCGAATCGGCGCCGGGTCGGGTCGTGGTGATCACTACTGGCGGGACCATCGCGACGAGCACCGATGCCGGCGGAGTGCGTCGCCCCACCCTCAGCGGCGCCGATCTGGCCGCAGGCCTGGACGTCCAGGTCATGGACGTGATGAAGAAGGACAGTTCGCAGCTGACGCCGGCCGACTGGGATGTGATCGGGGCAGCCGCCAAAAAGGCAGTGGCCGACGGAGCCGCAGGTGTGGTCATCACCCACGGCACCGACACCATGGAAGACACCGCGATGTGGTTGGACGTCACCTACAACGGCCCTGCTCCGATCGTGCTGACCGGGGCACAGCGCAGCTCCGATGCCCCCGATGCCGACGGGCCGACAAACCTGCGGGACGCGCTGACCGTGGCGTCCAGTCCCGCCGCCCGCGACCAGGGCGTGATGATCATGTTCGCCGGAGACGTCTTCCAGGCGTTGGGAACCCACAAGGTGAACACCCAGGATCTGCACGCGTTCGGCGGCACCCCGCCCATCGGGACGGTCGCCGACAACACCTTCACGCTGGACCACCCCGCGCAGCGGCCCTTCCTCGGCGAGGTGCCCGCCGTCAGTGCGCCGAGGGTCGGTGTCGTCGCGGCCTACCCGGGCGACGGCCCGGGCCCCATCGATGCGGCCGTGGCCGCGGGAGCCCGCGGAATCATCCTGGAGGGCTTGGGTTCCGGCAACGCGGGTGACGGCGTGGTGGATGCGGTGCGCCGGCACGCACCGGCCGGGGTTTCCTTCGGAATCTCCAGCCGGGTCCCCACCGGGGAGGTCATCGCCGAATACGGTCCAGGCGACGACATGGTCAAGGCCGGCGCGGTCATGGTTCCGCACCTGCGGCCGAGCCAGGCGCGAGTGCTGATGATGGCGGCGCTGGCCACCGGCCAGCCGGTGGGCGACGCGATGAAGCGCTGGGGCTAA
- a CDS encoding AMP-binding protein, protein MSSYDSGPTDVPVLEETIGANFERMVAAGPDADALVEVETGRRWTYAELNAEVDAVARGLIASGVQKGDRVGIWAPNCAEWVMLQLATAKIGAILVNINPAYRTHELAYVLKQSGIRTLVSATAFKSSDYVTMVAEVQADCPALKDVLFLGTLDWDQLCAEQADDTALRARIGELSNTDPINIQYTSGTTGFPKGATLSHRNILNNGFFVGGLIKFDRGDRVCIPVPFYHCFGMVMGNLGALTHGATIVIPAPGFDPGITLATVESERCTALYGVPTMFIAMLGHPDFAQFDLSSLRTGIMAGSVCPVEVMKRVVADMHMAEVAICYGMTETSPVSCQTLVDDDLERRTATIGRAHPHIEVKIVDPDTGETVERGQPGEFCTRGYSVMLGYWDEPAKTAEAIDADGWMHTGDLAVMREDGYCAVVGRIKDMVIRGGENVYPREIEEFLYTHPDIDDAQVIGVPDAKYGEEVCAWVRMKPGRAPLDAESLRAFATGKLAHYKIPRYVVVVDEFPMTVTGKIRKVDMRDESVKLLGLSEG, encoded by the coding sequence ATGAGTTCCTATGATTCCGGTCCCACTGATGTACCTGTCCTCGAAGAGACCATCGGGGCCAATTTCGAGCGCATGGTGGCGGCCGGACCGGACGCCGACGCGCTGGTCGAGGTGGAGACCGGGCGCCGCTGGACCTACGCCGAGCTCAATGCCGAAGTCGACGCGGTGGCCCGGGGTCTCATCGCTTCGGGGGTGCAGAAGGGCGATCGGGTCGGGATCTGGGCACCGAACTGTGCCGAATGGGTGATGCTGCAGCTCGCGACGGCGAAGATCGGCGCGATCCTGGTCAACATCAACCCGGCGTACCGCACGCACGAACTGGCCTATGTACTCAAGCAATCCGGCATCCGGACGCTGGTATCGGCCACCGCGTTCAAGTCCTCCGACTATGTGACGATGGTGGCCGAAGTACAGGCGGACTGTCCGGCGCTCAAAGATGTCCTGTTCCTGGGCACCCTGGACTGGGATCAGTTGTGCGCCGAGCAGGCCGACGACACCGCGTTGCGGGCCCGTATCGGCGAGCTGTCCAACACCGACCCGATCAACATCCAGTACACCTCCGGCACAACCGGTTTCCCGAAGGGTGCCACGCTCAGCCATCGCAACATCCTCAACAATGGGTTCTTCGTCGGCGGCCTGATCAAGTTCGACCGCGGCGACCGGGTGTGTATCCCGGTGCCGTTCTATCACTGCTTCGGCATGGTGATGGGCAATCTGGGTGCGCTGACGCACGGTGCGACCATCGTGATTCCCGCGCCGGGTTTTGACCCCGGCATCACGCTGGCCACAGTCGAATCCGAGCGGTGCACAGCCCTGTACGGCGTGCCGACGATGTTCATCGCGATGCTGGGCCACCCCGACTTCGCCCAGTTCGATCTGTCCTCGCTGCGCACCGGGATCATGGCGGGCTCGGTGTGTCCGGTCGAGGTGATGAAGCGCGTGGTGGCCGACATGCACATGGCTGAGGTGGCGATCTGCTACGGCATGACCGAGACCTCGCCGGTGTCGTGTCAGACCCTGGTCGACGACGATCTGGAGCGCCGCACCGCCACCATCGGCCGGGCGCATCCACACATCGAGGTCAAGATCGTGGATCCGGACACCGGAGAGACGGTGGAGCGCGGGCAGCCCGGTGAATTCTGTACCCGCGGTTACTCGGTGATGCTGGGCTACTGGGATGAGCCGGCGAAAACCGCCGAGGCCATCGACGCCGACGGCTGGATGCACACCGGGGATCTGGCGGTGATGCGTGAGGACGGCTACTGCGCGGTGGTCGGGCGGATCAAGGACATGGTGATCCGCGGCGGCGAGAACGTCTATCCCCGCGAGATCGAGGAGTTCCTCTACACCCATCCCGACATCGACGACGCGCAGGTGATCGGCGTGCCGGACGCCAAGTACGGCGAGGAGGTCTGCGCCTGGGTCCGGATGAAGCCAGGACGTGCGCCGCTGGACGCCGAGTCGTTGCGGGCGTTTGCCACCGGAAAGCTGGCGCACTACAAGATTCCGCGCTATGTGGTTGTGGTGGACGAATTCCCGATGACGGTCACCGGCAAGATCCGCAAGGTCGACATGCGCGATGAGAGCGTCAAGCTGCTCGGGCTCAGTGAGGGTTAG